The following coding sequences are from one Lolium rigidum isolate FL_2022 chromosome 6, APGP_CSIRO_Lrig_0.1, whole genome shotgun sequence window:
- the LOC124665959 gene encoding probable LRR receptor-like serine/threonine-protein kinase At3g47570, protein MCSYPAMKVAIVAQFLLVLLACIPHAADCSFLHGNETDRLSLLAFKDAISLDPQQAFMFWNDSTHFCNWEGVTCRVKNTVPRRVTSLNLTSRGLVGHISPSLGNLTFLHSLVLTENALTGEIPPSLDHLHRLRTLYLNNNTLQGRLPSFTNCSNLRLLEASENNLVGQFPADFPPLLEVLRISTNNLTGTIPASLANITTLEGIGCAYNYIKGSIPAEFADLPSLEYLYVGVNELTGRFPQAIMNLSTLVGLALPINGLSGEVPPNLCTSLPNLKIFILSANFFLGRIPNSFTNASSMNQIDLSANNFTGLVPTTIGKLTKLAMFNLEQNQLQAHTREEWEFLDSLGNCTELQVLSIGYNRLSGNVPSSLGNLSTQLQRLYLSHNKLSGDFPSGIANLHNLILISLAENHFTGVVPEWIGTLKTLQHIGLEYNFFRGLIPPSLSNLSQLGILYLFSNRFSSHIPPGFGNFPMLRELDISNNNLRGTVPVEIFTIPTIYIIDLSFNNLNGQLPTNIGIAKQLIQLLLPSNKLSGDIPNTLGHCESLEVIELDSNIFSGSIPSSLGNISSLNILNISNNNLTGYIPTSLSNLQFLEKLDFSFNHLHGEVPTKGVFKNASAMRIDGNPGLCGGVLELHLLACSVMPSNSTRHKEFLVLKVLIPIASLVSLFMVIFALFLSRGKHESKFMSLPSFDRNFPNVSFNDIRRATQGFSVSNLIGKGGYSSVYQAKLVGHKNEVAIKVFNLETRGAQKSFIAECNALRNVRHRNLVPIVTACSSIDSNGYDFKALVYELMPLGDLDKLLYSTRDHEGTSDLNCITMAQRMTIVVDVADAMEYLHHNNQGTIVHCDLKPSNILLDDNMTAHVGDFGLARFKVGSAMSSLANPNSSSVGLMGTIGYAAPEYAGGSQVSTAADVYSFGIVLLEVFIRRRPTDAMFKDGLNIVKFTESNFPDRVLEIIDPQLQEELELCQGTPTDLKENGLHYLLSMLNVGLRCTSASPGERMNMQEVAAKVHGIRDAYLMEN, encoded by the exons ATGTGTAGCTACCCAGCCATGAAAGTTGCTATAGTCGCACAGTTCCTCTTGGTGTTGCTGGCTTGCATTCCACATGCCGCCGACTGCAGCTTCTTGCATGGAAACGAGACAGATCGGCTATCGCTGCTCGCATTCAAGGATGCAATCAGTCTGGATCCACAGCAAGCCTTCATGTTCTGGAACGATAGCACCCACTTCTGTAACTGGGAAGGCGTCACCTGCAGGGTGAAGAACACTGTGCCACGCCGTGTCACTTCTCTGAACCTTACAAGTCGAGGTTTGGTAGGACACATCTCTCCCTCGCTAGGGAACCTAACATTCCTGCACTCTCTTGTTCTGACGGAGAACGCACTCACCGGAGAGATTCCACCATCCCTCGATCACTTGCATCGCCTCCGAACCCTCTACTTGAATAATAACACGCTCCAAGGAAGGTTACCGAGTTTCACAAATTGCTCCAACCTTCGGTTGCTGGAAGCTTCGGAAAACAATCTAGTTGGCCAATTTCCTGCCGATTTCCCTCCCCTCCTTGAGGTGCTGCGCATTTCCACTAATAACCTTACTGGCACTATCCCAGCTTCCCTCGCCAATATCACAACACTAGAAGGGATTGGCTGCGCGTATAATTACATCAAGGGAAGCATCCCGGCAGAGTTTGCAGACTTGCCCAGCTTGGAGTACCTGTATGTGGGTGTCAATGAACTCACAGGCAGGTTTCCACAAGCCATAATGAATCTTTCTACTCTTGTCGGCCTTGCCCTTCCTATCAATGGTCTAAGTGGAGAGGTACCACCAAATCTATGCACCTCTCTGCCCAATCTCAAGATATTTATATTAAGTGCCAACTTCTTTCTAGGACGCATTCCTAATTCATTCACTAATGCGTCCAGCATGAACCAAATTGATTTATCGGCCAATAACTTCACCGGGTTGGTTCCCACTACGATTGGTAAACTTACAAAACTCGCGATGTTCAATCTTGAACAGAATCAACTCCAAGCACATACCAGGGAAGAATGGGAGTTTTTGGACAGCTTAGGCAACTGCACTGAGCTACAAGTGCTCTCAATTGGTTATAATCGTCTATCAGGGAATGTACCAAGTTCATTGGGTAACCTCTCCACTCAACTCCAGCGTCTATACTTGTCACATAATAAACTATCAGGAGATTTTCCTTCTGGCATAGCAAACCTTCACAACCTGATTCTTATTTCATTGGCGGAAAATCACTTTACAGGTGTGGTTCCAGAGTGGATTGGAACCCTCAAAACTTTGCAACATATAGGTCTAGAGTACAACTTCTTTAGGGGGCTCATTCCACCATCCTTATCAAACTTGTCCCAACTGGGAATACTTTATCTATTCTCAAACCGGTTCAGTAGCCACATACCACCAGGCTTTGGAAACTTTCCAATGCTTAGGGAGTTAGACATTTCCAACAACAACCTGCGTGGTACGGTTCCAGTGGAGATATTCACAATCCCAACAATATATATAATTGATTTATCTTTCAACAACCTAAATGGACAACTTCCTACTAACATTGGCATTGCCAAACAACTCATACAGTTGCTCCTTCCATCAAATAAGCTATCTGGTGATATTCCAAACACTCTCGGTCATTGTGAAAGTTTAGAGGTCATTGAGTTAGACTCGAATATTTTCAGCGGAAGCATTCCCAGTTCTTTAGGCAACATAAGCAGCCTAAATATTTTGAATATTTCTAACAATAACTTAACTGGGTACATACCAACATCTCTGAGCAATCTACAATTTCTTGAGAAACTAGATTTCTCATTCAACCATCTTCATGGTGAGGTTCCAACAAAAGGGGTCTTCAAGAATGCAAGTGCCATGCGGATTGATGGAAATCCAGGGCTTTGTGGCGGCGTATTGGAGTTACACTTACTAGCATGTTCTGTTATGCCTTCAAATTCAACTAGGCACAAGGAATTCTTAGTACTCAAAGTACTTATCCCGATAGCCAGTTTGGTGTCACTTTTTATGGTCATATTTGCCTTATTTCTCTCAAGAGGAAAACACGAGAGCAAATTTATGTCTCTGCCATCATTTGATAGAAACTTTCCCAACGTTTCTTTCAATGATATACGGAGAGCGACCCAAGGATTCTCAGTGTCCAACTTAATTGGGAAAGGTGGATATAGTTCTGTATATCAAGCAAAACTAGTTGGGCATAAAAATGAGGTTGCCATAAAAGTCTTCAACCTAGAGACAAGAGGAGCACAAAAGAGCTTCATTGCAGAATGTAATGCGTTGAGAAATGTGCGTCATCGTAATCTTGTCCCTATCGTAACTGCATGCTCAAGCATTGATTCAAATGGTTATGATTTCAAAGCCCTAGTGTATGAGTTGATGCCACTGGGAGACTTAGATAAACTACTATACTCGACTCGAGACCATGAAGGCACTTCAGATTTGAACTGTATTACAATGGCTCAAAGGATGACCATTGTGGTGGATGTAGCGGATGCAATGGAGTACCTACACCATAACAACCAAGGGACAATAGTTCATTGTGATCTGAAGCCTAGCAACATTCTTTTGGATGACAATATGACAGCTCATGTTGGAGACTTTGGCCTGGCAAGATTCAAAGTTGGTTCTGCAATGTCATCTCTTGCTAACCCAAACTCTTCTTCGGTTGGACTAATGGGAACGATCGGATACGCTGCACCAG AATATGCAGGGGGCAGTCAAGTTTCAACTGCTGCAGACGTTTACAGTTTCGGTATCGTTCTGCTTGAAGTATTCATTCGAAGAAGGCCAACTGATGCCATGTTTAAGGATGGATTGAACATTGTAAAGTTTACAGAGAGCAATTTCCCTGATAGGGTATTGGAGATTATTGATCCCCAGCTGCAAGAAGAGTTGGAGCTTTGCCAAGGAACTCCAACAGACTTGAAGGAAAACGGTTTGCACTATCTGCTATCTATGCTAAACGTTGGCCTTCGCTGCACCAGTGCATCTCCGGGTGAACGTATGAACATGCAGGAGGTGGCTGCCAAGGTACATGGAATCAgggatgcatatctcatggaaaaTTGA